One window from the genome of Treponema sp. OMZ 838 encodes:
- a CDS encoding fibronectin type III domain-containing protein — MENKYGLLLAGILFFCFIPLSAQELSSPVEDSKKAGTEKKNYFLKETDKGVMLVQRLSWEALDDILGFEFDLEQQDRKTKVWRVIDKRTVKTNYADVSLPPGDYRFRVRVINLLGQKEDATPYRNFAIRIAYQPEVTSVSPQVINFDELEGQTLTITGKNFHEETSFILTNNFSGAVLRGTVSELKDNGTHAVVSFEFTKANPGTYTFAAVDPSDLSAEKDDIVFRFQKPLDIFISGNYVFNGFIGNDILAKKEYFGANFAALGGGLRFTVVPIKRFYGNFGFNFTGSGAYLKNKTDGYTLSAGVLFAQLNAAYFYPIIKHRLVFDAHAGLGTMFLVNTQFTYNATQKITSDKAWYWGLTVNVGTALYVYVYKRLYIEVNLDHIIPIRKGKGFPKYIIQPQLGIGWEF; from the coding sequence ATGGAAAATAAGTACGGTTTGTTGCTTGCCGGTATCCTCTTTTTTTGTTTTATTCCGTTATCGGCGCAAGAGCTTTCTTCCCCTGTAGAGGATTCAAAAAAAGCGGGGACTGAAAAGAAAAATTATTTTCTTAAGGAAACTGATAAAGGTGTTATGCTTGTGCAGCGTCTATCGTGGGAAGCGTTGGATGATATTTTGGGGTTTGAATTTGACCTTGAACAGCAGGATAGAAAAACAAAAGTATGGCGCGTGATAGATAAACGTACCGTAAAAACGAATTATGCAGACGTTTCTTTGCCGCCGGGAGATTACCGTTTCCGTGTACGGGTTATCAACCTTTTAGGGCAAAAAGAAGATGCGACTCCATACCGTAACTTTGCCATCCGTATTGCGTATCAACCGGAAGTTACTTCCGTCTCTCCGCAAGTTATCAATTTTGATGAGTTGGAAGGTCAAACCCTTACCATAACCGGTAAGAATTTTCATGAAGAAACGTCTTTTATTCTTACAAACAATTTCAGCGGAGCGGTTTTACGCGGGACTGTGAGTGAGCTAAAAGATAACGGAACTCATGCAGTTGTCTCTTTTGAGTTTACGAAGGCGAATCCGGGAACGTATACATTTGCTGCGGTTGATCCGAGTGATCTTTCGGCAGAAAAAGACGATATTGTATTCCGCTTCCAAAAGCCGCTTGATATATTTATTTCGGGTAACTATGTTTTTAACGGTTTTATCGGGAATGATATATTGGCTAAAAAAGAATATTTCGGTGCAAATTTTGCCGCTTTGGGGGGAGGTCTGCGGTTTACCGTTGTTCCGATAAAGCGATTTTATGGGAATTTCGGTTTTAATTTTACCGGTTCGGGAGCCTATTTAAAAAATAAAACCGATGGGTATACGCTGAGTGCGGGGGTATTGTTTGCTCAATTGAATGCCGCTTATTTTTACCCCATTATTAAACATCGGTTGGTATTCGATGCGCATGCCGGATTAGGTACTATGTTTCTCGTGAACACCCAGTTTACCTACAATGCGACACAAAAGATAACAAGCGATAAAGCATGGTATTGGGGATTAACTGTTAATGTCGGCACGGCATTATATGTATATGTGTATAAAAGACTATATATCGAAGTTAATCTTGACCATATAATTCCTATTCGGAAAGGAAAGGGATTCCCGAAATATATTATCCAACCGCAGTTGGGCATCGGGTGGGAATTCTAA
- a CDS encoding FecR domain-containing protein, which yields MKTRKNTKSNPSFTNVGTDITVVVLSLLVIFASSFLFVKNLNRTFSRNDKTPVATVTFKYKSVQRKFLDRAVWDRPQQNSPVYNGDTIRTSPEAEATLYFVDRNVVELGSSTMIQVFVNNEESRIDLTNGLVSVETSDSSNMLISSENTTAKISKGSSFRADKSGEGNLQLVVERGEAAVTGQDGVEKTELLTQGAVIQTGIQTPLVVVSPGKNVRLLNQSGNGTDVAFQWQSSLPAAEELILETSPLSNFSDEVQKYTLTGLTEYTLAKQNRSFYWRLYSAAAGAESAVNAQSGKVNIIAAPAPVLLEPAVEAQYAYTAAPPAIRFLWEGNSLVASYLLEVADNPELKNPQLSRFVNTQSLTLSDFAEGTWYWRVTPRYLINVENAPESSKTAFFHIEKQSTAAEEAPQVLFPQATAETSSGKGMSFAWKNISETKSYRLKVAKDAEMKTVVVDTIVETNSFKLDDAAAVLPNGDYYWTVSGIDSKGSEMAASTPVKFQTVNTDYALRGIFPPNGYVLADTLCPDTRFTWKTNVETEKHFQVSASKDFSTLAVDVKTSGNGIEGISLPHGQWYWRVIADSEIGLIKTETKHFTITPPLDKPNLFGIGGTVIVFPSGKTKFAWSPVKGADYYQVRITKIGNEDSPLYENLFITETQVEIALQHVLEGGYRISIQGFASASVTSTRRYGLAVDHNFALKHLKPVELLYPADGIKIGGLEAALDPFTFKWESIVPPASSKLILRKSGMANPVFEVSDPPTAIQAPALESGKYTWEVKATVPEGFDISSRKRFTFTVLPIPPLPQAVFGFPKTDTVLDAAFFKSNRSIDFRWSKVPDATHYWFKLSDSAGRSIFTTDIRADGATEPAVSFKDIARLSPGTFSAEVKAQRRLSNGKVFQDGTVSRVRFKIDIPKGRTVSTDETGVLYGK from the coding sequence ATGAAGACGAGAAAAAATACAAAATCCAATCCTAGCTTTACAAATGTCGGCACGGACATTACCGTGGTTGTCTTGTCGCTGTTGGTGATTTTTGCGTCTTCTTTTTTATTTGTTAAAAACTTAAACAGAACGTTTTCACGCAATGACAAAACACCGGTTGCGACCGTAACTTTTAAGTATAAATCGGTTCAGCGCAAGTTTCTTGATCGTGCCGTTTGGGATCGCCCACAGCAGAATTCTCCTGTGTACAACGGCGATACTATACGTACTTCACCCGAAGCAGAGGCGACATTGTATTTTGTTGACCGCAATGTCGTTGAACTCGGTTCGAGTACGATGATCCAGGTATTTGTCAACAACGAAGAATCCCGAATCGATCTGACGAACGGCCTTGTATCGGTTGAAACCTCTGACTCTTCCAATATGCTGATTAGTTCGGAAAATACCACGGCAAAGATTTCAAAAGGATCTTCGTTCCGCGCCGATAAAAGCGGCGAAGGAAATCTTCAGCTTGTCGTGGAAAGGGGAGAAGCTGCCGTTACCGGACAAGATGGGGTGGAGAAAACGGAACTGCTGACACAAGGCGCGGTTATACAGACAGGTATACAAACACCTTTAGTGGTGGTTAGCCCGGGTAAAAATGTAAGATTGCTCAATCAAAGCGGAAACGGCACTGATGTAGCATTCCAATGGCAAAGTTCTTTACCTGCTGCCGAAGAATTAATACTGGAGACTTCGCCGCTCAGTAATTTTTCCGATGAAGTTCAAAAATATACGCTTACCGGCTTAACGGAATATACGCTTGCAAAGCAAAACCGATCGTTTTATTGGCGGTTGTATTCTGCTGCAGCAGGTGCTGAGTCTGCTGTTAATGCTCAATCCGGTAAGGTGAATATTATTGCCGCCCCAGCTCCGGTGTTGTTGGAACCGGCAGTCGAAGCGCAGTATGCATATACGGCGGCACCCCCTGCTATCCGTTTCTTATGGGAGGGAAATTCCCTCGTTGCTTCTTATTTATTGGAAGTTGCCGACAATCCTGAACTGAAAAATCCTCAGTTAAGCCGGTTCGTTAATACTCAGTCGCTTACGTTGTCTGATTTTGCTGAAGGAACGTGGTATTGGCGTGTTACTCCCCGCTATCTTATCAATGTTGAAAATGCACCTGAGTCATCGAAGACGGCATTCTTTCATATAGAAAAACAATCTACTGCGGCTGAAGAAGCTCCGCAGGTATTGTTTCCTCAAGCAACGGCGGAAACCTCAAGTGGAAAAGGAATGTCTTTTGCATGGAAAAATATCTCCGAAACAAAGTCTTATCGGCTTAAAGTGGCAAAAGATGCTGAAATGAAGACGGTTGTAGTCGATACAATCGTAGAAACGAATTCTTTTAAACTTGATGATGCGGCAGCGGTTCTGCCGAATGGCGATTATTATTGGACGGTATCAGGGATCGATTCAAAGGGTTCCGAAATGGCTGCCTCAACTCCCGTTAAATTTCAAACCGTTAATACCGATTATGCACTGCGCGGTATTTTCCCGCCGAATGGATATGTGCTTGCGGATACTCTGTGTCCTGATACCCGATTTACATGGAAAACAAATGTCGAAACGGAAAAACATTTCCAAGTATCTGCGTCTAAAGATTTCTCGACGCTTGCCGTTGATGTAAAAACATCCGGTAACGGTATTGAGGGGATTTCTCTACCGCACGGTCAATGGTACTGGCGAGTTATCGCCGACAGTGAAATCGGTCTCATAAAAACCGAAACAAAGCATTTTACTATTACGCCGCCGTTGGATAAGCCGAACCTATTTGGTATCGGCGGTACGGTTATCGTTTTTCCTTCAGGGAAAACAAAGTTCGCGTGGTCTCCTGTTAAAGGGGCTGATTATTATCAGGTACGTATTACAAAAATCGGTAATGAAGATTCTCCGTTATATGAAAATTTATTTATTACGGAGACTCAAGTTGAAATTGCTCTGCAACATGTTTTAGAAGGGGGCTACCGCATCAGTATTCAAGGTTTTGCTTCCGCTTCTGTAACGTCTACACGGCGGTACGGCTTGGCTGTTGATCATAACTTTGCGCTCAAGCATCTAAAGCCTGTGGAACTATTGTATCCTGCTGACGGGATAAAAATAGGCGGGCTTGAGGCAGCGCTTGATCCCTTTACCTTTAAGTGGGAATCGATTGTTCCTCCTGCTTCGTCAAAACTCATATTGAGAAAGTCCGGTATGGCGAATCCGGTTTTTGAAGTATCGGATCCGCCTACAGCAATACAGGCACCTGCGCTTGAATCGGGAAAATATACCTGGGAAGTAAAGGCTACCGTTCCGGAAGGTTTTGATATTTCATCGAGAAAGCGGTTTACGTTTACCGTTTTACCGATACCTCCATTGCCGCAAGCTGTATTCGGTTTCCCTAAAACCGATACTGTGTTGGATGCCGCTTTCTTTAAGTCAAACAGGAGTATTGATTTTAGGTGGAGCAAGGTCCCGGATGCGACTCATTATTGGTTTAAACTTTCCGATTCTGCCGGGCGTTCGATATTTACAACCGATATCCGTGCAGATGGTGCAACAGAGCCGGCGGTCAGCTTTAAAGACATTGCGCGTTTATCCCCCGGCACTTTCTCTGCAGAAGTGAAAGCGCAACGGCGATTAAGTAATGGAAAAGTATTCCAAGACGGTACTGTGTCGCGTGTACGTTTCAAAATAGATATACCTAAGGGACGAACGGTATCGACGGATGAAACAGGAGTTTTATATGGAAAATAA
- a CDS encoding adenylate/guanylate cyclase domain-containing protein: MLGQNEKMKQEKVRFPIGAKLVIMISILLIIALGTITLLVTLFGSEDVQITAEENNRTVNAQAANSVENELSSIRANAFLLLDLINTAESSSSFAKQAAAFYFERNPSVAAVLVTDSRRPDGIDRTLLNTTFFLSHELDPSLVEAFLKQEREASVQVEQGIMKILNATPLFNQPMLVLFYPYREKGLAQGLAVFFSAEKLSDVVGQGTLQTTYLVNDTGDVLIHPDFDLIRRGTNVASFPLFTQMRENGDTNRQMLFQDETGKKYFGSYTRLSLGDAAVLTTAEAAQVLEPVNDTAKRNLYLSVAVLALSAMFVWFLSKSISTPIKLLTVAAHQIEAGEYELDLKPKTRDEVGLLTSSFVQMGKGLAERERLKDSFGRFINKEIAELAAQGRLALGGETKETTIFFSDIRSFTAISEKLEPFEVVGFLNEYMTQMVECVTDTHGVVDKFIGDAIMAVWGAPTSSGSPREDALNCIRAALRMRAALMHFNRGRGGDKKPIIRIGCGINSGHVVAGQIGSQKRMEYTVIGDAVNLASRTEALNKPMGTDILITEYTYKLVHDQVLVEEMPSVTVKGKEKPLRMFAVINMPNEKGIPGAGEKGPTSLNQIRKVLGIPIPDFAKVNLNEDEKKYKIQS, encoded by the coding sequence ATGTTAGGGCAAAATGAAAAAATGAAGCAGGAGAAAGTACGTTTTCCTATCGGTGCAAAATTGGTTATAATGATTTCCATTTTACTCATTATTGCACTCGGTACGATTACTCTTTTGGTAACATTATTTGGCAGCGAAGATGTCCAAATAACTGCTGAAGAAAACAACCGAACGGTAAACGCACAGGCTGCAAATTCTGTTGAAAATGAACTTTCTTCTATTAGAGCGAATGCTTTTCTGTTGTTGGATCTTATTAATACGGCCGAGAGTTCAAGCAGTTTTGCAAAACAAGCTGCTGCGTTTTATTTTGAACGAAATCCTTCGGTTGCCGCTGTTCTGGTTACCGATTCGCGGCGTCCCGATGGTATCGACCGTACGCTGCTGAATACGACATTCTTTTTATCTCATGAGCTTGACCCTTCGCTGGTCGAAGCATTTTTAAAGCAAGAACGAGAGGCGTCGGTTCAAGTAGAGCAGGGAATTATGAAAATCCTCAATGCCACTCCTCTTTTTAATCAACCGATGCTGGTCTTATTTTATCCGTATAGAGAAAAAGGGCTTGCCCAAGGACTTGCGGTATTCTTTTCTGCAGAAAAACTTTCCGATGTGGTCGGTCAAGGAACATTACAAACAACGTATCTTGTGAACGATACGGGTGATGTGCTTATTCATCCCGATTTTGATCTTATCCGCCGGGGTACGAATGTGGCCTCTTTCCCGCTTTTTACTCAAATGAGAGAAAATGGAGATACCAACCGGCAGATGCTGTTTCAAGATGAGACCGGCAAAAAATACTTCGGTTCCTATACGCGGCTTTCGCTTGGAGATGCCGCGGTTCTTACCACCGCAGAAGCTGCCCAAGTGCTTGAGCCCGTCAACGATACGGCAAAGCGGAACCTCTATTTGAGCGTAGCGGTACTTGCCCTTTCCGCAATGTTTGTATGGTTTTTATCAAAGAGTATCAGTACCCCGATTAAGTTGCTGACCGTTGCGGCTCATCAAATTGAAGCGGGTGAATATGAGCTGGACTTAAAGCCGAAAACACGTGATGAAGTCGGTCTCTTAACGTCAAGCTTCGTGCAGATGGGAAAAGGACTCGCGGAGCGGGAACGCCTCAAGGATTCTTTCGGCAGGTTTATCAATAAAGAGATCGCAGAGCTTGCCGCTCAGGGGCGGTTGGCTCTCGGCGGTGAAACTAAAGAAACGACCATATTCTTTTCCGATATTCGTTCTTTTACTGCTATTTCTGAAAAGCTCGAACCGTTTGAAGTTGTCGGTTTCTTAAACGAGTATATGACTCAGATGGTTGAATGCGTCACCGATACCCACGGTGTTGTTGATAAATTTATCGGTGATGCGATTATGGCAGTGTGGGGAGCGCCGACAAGTTCCGGTTCTCCGCGTGAAGATGCGTTGAATTGTATCCGCGCAGCGCTTCGTATGCGGGCAGCTCTTATGCACTTTAACCGCGGACGCGGCGGCGATAAAAAGCCGATTATCCGCATCGGTTGCGGTATTAACTCGGGGCATGTTGTTGCGGGGCAAATCGGTTCTCAAAAGCGTATGGAGTATACGGTTATCGGTGATGCGGTAAACCTTGCATCCCGAACGGAAGCTTTGAATAAACCGATGGGTACCGATATCCTTATCACTGAATACACTTACAAACTTGTACATGATCAAGTTCTCGTAGAAGAGATGCCGTCGGTTACCGTTAAAGGAAAAGAAAAGCCGCTCCGTATGTTTGCGGTTATTAATATGCCTAACGAAAAAGGTATCCCGGGTGCCGGTGAAAAAGGCCCGACGAGTCTTAATCAGATTAGAAAGGTATTGGGGATTCCCATTCCCGATTTTGCAAAGGTGAATCTTAATGAAGACGAGAAAAAATACAAAATCCAATCCTAG
- the gatB gene encoding Asp-tRNA(Asn)/Glu-tRNA(Gln) amidotransferase subunit GatB → MSSELSYEVIIGCEIHCQLLTKTKAFCSCENRYGGMPNSRVCPACLGLPGALPVIGDEYVKLGIKAGFALGCTINEFSKFDRKHYFYPDLVKGYQITQFDKPICENGKVEINMAAPNEAPQLRTIGIERIHLEEDAGKSLHIEGAHSYVDYNRCGVPLIEIVSKPDMKSPEEAAQYMQTIREILKFIGVTDGNLEEGAMRCDANINLKVFENGKEYRTPISEVKNMNSFRTVRDACAYEVQRQLEEFKTDRQEYSPDFKRTMGWDEPSGKTVIQRTKNSALDYRFMREPDIPPLMLSREYIDSVCKTVGELPAAKRERFKKEYGLSQFDVETLTTERNLADWFEAAAVKTKDPKKVANWVLAEVLAVLNEQHIGLDQLPFGSDHIAELVNALDAQTITSKQAKDVFVEMLESGEHPQQIIKKRGMTQVSDTGAIEKLVDEVFAANPQAIADWKKGKTNVAGWLMGQVMKKSQGKANPNQTTELVRNKLAAL, encoded by the coding sequence ATGAGTTCGGAATTATCTTACGAAGTAATTATCGGCTGTGAAATTCACTGCCAATTATTAACAAAGACAAAGGCTTTTTGCTCTTGCGAAAACCGTTACGGCGGAATGCCGAATTCCCGTGTCTGTCCGGCTTGTTTGGGACTTCCCGGTGCCTTGCCTGTTATCGGCGACGAATATGTAAAACTCGGTATTAAGGCCGGCTTCGCGCTTGGCTGTACCATTAACGAATTCAGCAAGTTCGACCGCAAACACTATTTTTATCCCGACTTGGTTAAAGGCTATCAGATTACCCAATTCGATAAACCGATTTGCGAAAACGGTAAAGTTGAAATCAATATGGCAGCTCCCAACGAAGCGCCGCAGCTGCGAACAATCGGAATTGAGCGCATTCACCTTGAAGAGGATGCCGGTAAAAGTCTTCATATCGAAGGAGCGCATAGCTATGTAGACTATAACCGCTGCGGGGTTCCGCTTATCGAAATTGTGTCCAAGCCGGATATGAAAAGCCCCGAAGAAGCGGCGCAATATATGCAGACAATTCGGGAAATTTTAAAGTTCATCGGTGTTACCGACGGTAATTTGGAAGAAGGGGCGATGCGCTGCGATGCAAACATCAACCTGAAAGTATTTGAAAACGGCAAAGAATACCGGACACCGATTTCCGAAGTTAAGAATATGAACTCCTTTAGAACGGTACGCGATGCCTGTGCATATGAAGTACAGCGGCAGCTTGAGGAATTTAAAACGGATCGGCAGGAGTATTCCCCTGATTTTAAGCGTACCATGGGCTGGGATGAACCGAGTGGAAAGACCGTTATCCAGCGTACAAAAAATTCTGCGCTTGACTACCGTTTTATGCGTGAACCCGATATTCCTCCGTTGATGCTGAGTCGCGAATACATCGATTCGGTATGTAAAACAGTCGGAGAATTACCGGCTGCAAAACGGGAACGGTTTAAGAAAGAATACGGTCTTTCTCAATTTGATGTGGAAACGCTGACAACAGAACGGAACTTGGCTGACTGGTTTGAAGCTGCCGCCGTTAAAACAAAAGATCCTAAAAAAGTTGCCAACTGGGTACTTGCGGAAGTACTTGCGGTATTAAACGAACAGCATATTGGGCTTGATCAGTTACCCTTCGGTTCCGATCATATTGCCGAATTGGTCAATGCGCTTGATGCACAGACTATTACCAGCAAGCAGGCAAAAGATGTTTTTGTTGAGATGTTGGAAAGCGGTGAGCATCCCCAGCAGATCATCAAAAAGAGGGGAATGACGCAGGTAAGCGATACCGGTGCTATTGAAAAATTGGTGGATGAGGTCTTTGCGGCCAATCCTCAAGCTATCGCCGACTGGAAAAAAGGCAAAACCAATGTTGCCGGATGGCTGATGGGGCAGGTGATGAAGAAGTCCCAAGGCAAGGCGAATCCTAATCAGACGACGGAACTGGTACGAAACAAACTCGCTGCATTATAA
- the gatA gene encoding Asp-tRNA(Asn)/Glu-tRNA(Gln) amidotransferase subunit GatA, which translates to MKDICTASLAELKTYLEEGAVTSVDIVRALKAAYQADEKEPTPLHGFIEFFDDAEAQAEKADALRKEGKTAGKPLLGLPFAVKDNISIRGKLCTCCSKILEGYKAPYNATVITRLIEAGAIPIGRANMDEFAMGSSTEYSVYGPSHNPVDRTLTPGGSSGGSAAVVAGFQVPFSLGTETGGSVRLPASYCGIYGLKPTYGAISRYGVVAFGSSLDQVGLFARCVDDIGLGLSVTGGADPHDETSVQHDFSPCARLEPYTDSQLKKLRIALPVEFTQAKGLDTDVAAIFEKYREWLTSKGMQVDSVSIPVLESSIAMYYVIALSEASSNLARFDGIRYGLREDPGKGYDELYCATRSAGFGREVKRRIITGNYVLSHHLSGDCYENALRVRARMEKEVGTVLQQYDFIFCPTAPTPAFKLGERVNDPLAMYLSDLFTTFVNLSHIPALSLPAGEAQDGRPIGMQIAGAKLSEEKILRLAKTLEAARV; encoded by the coding sequence ATGAAGGATATTTGTACGGCAAGTTTAGCTGAATTAAAAACGTACTTGGAAGAAGGGGCGGTAACTTCCGTTGATATAGTCCGCGCATTAAAGGCAGCATATCAAGCCGATGAGAAGGAACCGACACCGCTGCACGGATTTATTGAATTTTTTGACGATGCGGAAGCGCAAGCAGAAAAAGCCGATGCGCTGCGGAAAGAAGGAAAGACAGCCGGTAAACCTCTTTTAGGACTTCCGTTTGCGGTAAAAGATAATATTTCAATACGCGGAAAACTCTGTACCTGTTGCAGTAAAATATTGGAAGGTTATAAGGCTCCGTATAACGCAACGGTTATTACCCGTTTAATAGAAGCAGGGGCAATACCGATTGGTAGGGCGAACATGGATGAATTTGCGATGGGCTCTTCCACCGAATATTCAGTATATGGACCGTCGCATAATCCTGTGGACCGCACACTGACTCCCGGGGGTAGTTCGGGCGGTTCCGCAGCGGTGGTTGCCGGGTTTCAAGTTCCGTTTTCGCTCGGTACCGAAACAGGCGGTTCCGTGCGGCTTCCTGCTTCGTATTGCGGAATATATGGGTTAAAACCCACCTACGGCGCTATCAGCCGGTACGGTGTCGTTGCGTTTGGCTCCTCCCTCGATCAAGTCGGCCTTTTTGCTCGTTGCGTAGACGATATCGGTTTAGGGCTTTCCGTTACGGGCGGTGCCGATCCGCATGATGAAACGAGCGTGCAGCATGATTTTTCTCCCTGCGCACGTCTTGAACCGTATACGGACAGCCAACTGAAAAAACTTCGGATTGCCTTACCGGTGGAATTTACCCAAGCGAAAGGTTTGGATACGGATGTTGCAGCAATATTTGAGAAATATCGCGAATGGTTGACTTCAAAAGGTATGCAAGTCGATAGTGTTTCCATTCCGGTGCTGGAATCTTCTATTGCGATGTATTATGTTATTGCTCTTTCCGAGGCATCGAGCAATCTTGCCCGCTTTGACGGAATCCGCTACGGCTTACGTGAGGATCCAGGCAAGGGATATGACGAGCTGTACTGTGCTACTCGGTCTGCAGGGTTCGGGCGTGAAGTAAAACGGCGTATCATAACCGGTAACTATGTATTATCCCATCATCTGTCGGGTGACTGTTACGAAAATGCCCTTCGTGTCCGCGCCCGTATGGAAAAAGAGGTCGGGACGGTCTTGCAGCAGTATGACTTTATTTTCTGTCCGACTGCGCCGACACCGGCATTTAAGCTCGGGGAGCGTGTAAACGATCCGCTTGCGATGTACCTTTCGGATTTATTTACGACATTTGTTAATTTATCCCATATTCCGGCGCTATCGCTGCCTGCGGGCGAAGCACAGGACGGCCGTCCGATCGGTATGCAAATTGCCGGTGCAAAGTTATCTGAAGAAAAAATCTTGCGATTGGCAAAAACGTTGGAGGCGGCACGGGTATGA
- the gatC gene encoding Asp-tRNA(Asn)/Glu-tRNA(Gln) amidotransferase subunit GatC produces the protein MMAQNSKITPEVFDNLLYLSRLSSNDSDMESIAGQVGQIVEYFDILKKYDVPAEADNAAMLSQGLLRSDTIEAGITQSDLKKMSSEYMDGYFRVPKVLGSGV, from the coding sequence ATGATGGCTCAAAACAGTAAAATTACTCCTGAAGTATTTGACAATTTACTCTATCTTTCTCGCCTTTCTTCCAACGATAGCGACATGGAGTCTATTGCCGGACAGGTTGGTCAAATTGTTGAATATTTTGATATTCTTAAAAAGTATGATGTGCCTGCGGAGGCGGACAACGCGGCAATGCTTTCGCAAGGATTACTGCGCAGCGATACTATTGAGGCCGGTATAACGCAATCGGATTTGAAAAAAATGTCGAGCGAATATATGGACGGCTATTTCCGTGTACCTAAAGTTCTTGGGAGCGGAGTGTAA